The nucleotide sequence TGCCCTCATTGCAGTAACGCACCGCGGGGGACAAAATTTTGCCTCGGCGTCACCAGGCAACACAAAACGCCTACATCACCACCCGCTTTTGCCAAACGAGACAACAAAAACCACTCAACAGCATCCCCCTGCGCTCGGCGACGACCCTGCTCTccattttcttcttcttttcccccGTAGCCTCCGTGCTACAAAAAGCCTCAGGAGTCAACCGTAAGGATGGGTCAAACCCTTTCGGAGCCGGTTGTCGAAAAGGTCCGTccgctgctttttttttctcctttatGCGCTGGTTCGTTCCATGACGCGACCTGCCACATGCCCCCGCCCGCGTCTTCAATGTCACCACCTTGAGAACACTACGCTCGTGCACTGCCATGAACGACCCCTCTCCTCCCCATTGACTGTTCGCATCGCGACGGCCTTTGCGCTGTCGTCGCACGTGATTGCGATCTTGAGAACAACACAACCGAGTCTGCCGCTGTCGATCATGCCCCTGCTCCCCCTCTCGTCGCCCCCGCGATGAAGGGTGGGCCTACGACCTAGTTGAGCCACAGCAATCGCTAACTCCCTCGTCCAAACAGGCATCGGCTCGCGGCGAAGATGATCGGTTTCTCTACGGAGTGTCGGCCATGCAGGGCTGGCGAATCAGCATGGAAGACGCGCACACGACCGTGCTTGACCTGCTTGCCAATGATGCCGAGGCCGCAAAACAACACAAGGGCAAGCTTGCCTTTTTCGGAGTGTTTGACGGCCATGGAGGCGACAAAGTAGCTCTTTTCTCAGGCGACAATATACACAAGATTGTCCAGAACCAGGACACTTTCAAGTCTGGGAACTACGAGCAGGCCCTCAAAGACGGATTTCTCGCCACCGATCGTGCAATCCTCAACGGTACGAGCCATGACATGATGCCAACCTTCCGAGGCCGACCGGGAGGATGAATATGATTCTGCTTGCGGGACCGCCGAGGGGCGCTTGCTGACATAGAAACTTGACTCGTCTCCAGACCCGAAGTATGAAGACGAAGTGTCAGGTTGCACAGCTTGCGTTGGCCTATTGACCGACGACAAGATTTACATTGTTTGTGTCCCCCTCTGCTGTAACCACCGAGCCAAGCTATTGACCTTCGACTCGTATCGCTAACCCTGAGCTCCAGGCCAATGCCGGTGACTCGAGGAGTGTCTTGGGCGTTAAGGGACGTGCGAAGCCCCTATCATTCGATCACAAGCCACAAAACGAGGGTGCGTCACTTTCACTCGTCTCCTTGTATAAAGCTTTTGTGCCTGTACTCCCCACTAGCTCAGTGGGAGCTGGCTTGAAAGCAGAAGGCAAATCGCATTTGACGCCTTGTCAATTCGTATCTATCCATTTTGGACTGACTTGGTCATGACATCTCAACAGGCGAGAAAGCAAGAATCACCGCCGCTGGCGGTTTCGTTGACTTTGGCCGAGTGAACGGAAACCTGGCTCTGTCGCGTGCTATTGGCGATTTCGAATTCAAGAAGAGCGCCGAGCTTGCGCCTGAGCAGCAAATAGTGACTGCCTACCCCGATGTTGTGGTCCACGACAtgggtgatgatgatgagttCTTGGTCATTGCATGTGATGGTAAGGTCTATCTTCGTCGTCAAGTCACCCAGGCGCCGTAAACTTCAAACAGGCTCTGCGACTATCCATGCCCCAAACCTGGCGGTTATGTTTCTAACGTGTACGTACCTGAACAGGTATCTGGGATTGCCAATCCTCACAAGCAGTCGTTGAGTTTGTCAGGCGAGGAATTGCAGCCAAGCAAGCTTTGGAGAAGATTTGCGAAAACATGATGGACAACTGCCTGGCCTCCAACTCGGAGACTGGTGGCGTCGGCTGCGACAACATGACGATGATAATCATCGGTTTCCTGCGTGGCCGCACCAAGGAGGAGTGGTACGAGGAGATCGCAAGGAGGGTTGCGAACGGCGACGGCCCCTGCGCTCCCCCAGAATACGGTACGGAATCATCATCCTAAACATTGGACGCCGTCATCAGCTTTCCTCCACCAGCCATCGTTTTGTTTGGTCCACGGACAACAACAGCCATCGCTTTGATACCCCTTCATTGTGGAAACCCCCCGAAACATAGCAGATTACTGATGATTAGCTCTACTCTTGCCTGCCTCCGTATAGCCGAGTTTCGAGGGCCTGGTGTCCACCACAACTTTGACGACAGCGACAGCGGTTACGACGTCGACATGGACCAGAGCAAGGGCAAGACTTTTGGAATTGGCGGGTACAAGGGACGCGTCATATTCCTCGGCGACGGCACTGAAGTCCTCACCGATGCGGACGATAATGCCATGTTTGAGTCGGAAAAACAGGACCTTGACAGTCAGGTTGCCAAGACGGGCTCGTCCGAAGATGACGGAACGACAGAGGACCAGACAAATAAAAAGGAGGGCACAACAGACGGCAAGGCTGACAAAGGGACCAAAGATGCTAgcgaggaggccgaggccaaggcagAGAACATTGACGCTGCTGTGAAAAAGGACGAGGATATCAAGGTCTGAACATTTGATTGCTCAAGACAGCAAAAAAATGATGTTCTTGAAACGTTGTTTTTGACAGCCGCCGTCCCGCCACCTCTCCTGTCCCCTACACCTTTGACCTCTCACCTCCCGGTGTCTGTGCTCTAATGACTCGGTCTATTTCTCAACCCTCTCAATCGATGGTTATGACGGTTTTATGATTTGGTATCCGGAAATATATcctttgttttttattttctgtctctctctttactgttttttgtttctgccCCGTCTAGCTTCACTTCATCAAAGTCGTAGGAAAATACAATACAACGCAACGCCCTGCAACATTGGtcgcttttttctttctcgcaTATACTGGCGACACCATGCTGCGCCAAGGTTGATGCATGCCAAGCCAAAATTATGATATGTTCTTGGATCCCGGACACAGCAATCCAGGTCAATCAAGAAtctagatttttttttctatttccGTCCTTTGCGTATTATCCGTACAAGCCACCATGCGACAGCTATTTTGCGCTCCTCTATGCTGGAGATGCTGTCTCATACTGGTCTTTCCCTTAGGCTTATACTGTGTAGTTACAGGTTAATGGTGTGATATGTACAGTGAAATCTATGTTACAAGAACGAAATGAACCATCTGTGGTCACAGGTAGGAAACAAGGACACGAGGTTCTCTTTCGGGTATCTGTTTTGTGCGATAGAGACGAcaaacattttttttttgacatcGGTATGTGTAAAGCGGCAAAACGAACCATTTTTTTTGGTTCCTATTTGTCAACAGGGACAGAATGAATCTTTTTTGGTTTCGGTCCCGGTTTTGGTCCCAGTTTTGGTTTTGATTCCGGCTCCGGTTTGTCAACAGGGACGGAGCGGTTCTTTTTTGGTTTCGGTTTCTTAACAGGGCCTGAAAGATTCTTCTTTGGTCTCGTTTTGGTACGAATCTTCGATGATACCCGTCTATCAGGAAGCCCCTTTGGCCTCGGGTTACAAACAGGAATATAACGGATCCTTTTCGCTCTCGGGTTGGAAACAAATCCCAGCTGTCGATCGGGACGAGATTCAGATTGCTCTGACGGGTGTGCACCTCGTTTTTCCAGAGCCGCATCGGCAGGTTGCTCCGACGAGTGTGCACCTTGAGCTTCCAAAACCTTATCGACATCATTTTCTAAAGCCCAGTAGAGAGGGGAATAGTCCGCTTCCATTTCGATCTCACTATAGAGCAAATGTGACTTGTGCGGTTCTGGTGCAATGCGTTTTCCACAGGGTTTGAGCCGGATCTTGAATTTCTGACGTAGAGACTGCTCTGGCATTCTTTTCCGCAACGCCATCCGGGGAGATGACATTGTGGGATTTTCGTCGTCAGATTCCGAGATGGGAGTGTCGTGGACCTTGTCACCTTTGGCGTATATATCGAGAAGAGAGATGACGGTGTTGTCGTTCCTGCTCGCAAGGCGTAAAAGACGATAGAGCGGGGGTCCGGGAACGTAACCCGCATGCCTAGCAGCCAGGCGGGACTCTGATTCTCGTATGGAGGCGGCACGGTGATCATCATAAAACCCAGGCTTGATCAGGTCGGCTGTCTCTACATAACATGGGTTCTGGTTCGTAGTCTTTTTGCCCAACTCTGGCTCGACTGGTTCACGTATCTTGTACCATGTCAGGGAGGCAACAAATGGACTGATCAGAGAGCGTAACCGCCCAGCCGCAGCCGTCAACATTTGTAACTGGTCACTCTCAGTTGTAGAGTCGGGCGGCTTGGAAACAAGTTTTCTCAATACGTGCAATGCGTAAGCCATGCGCCCCCATGGCTCCAGCTTGGAAACTTTGCGGTTCAAGACGGCACAGTGCCACACGGTTGCAACAGTGAGTGGCATTTTTGCCTTCCAGAATAGATCAAAGAGTAGCTTGTAAGAGAGGTCATCTGGTTCGACCGAGTATTTTGCAGTGTGGACCGCAAGTACGTCAATTGCAAAGTTGGTCAGCCTGTGAGTGGAGGCGTGGGTAAGTAGCCTGTTTAGCGTCAGGAAGTCGGGTCTTGCACAGGGCGGGCGTCCAGGAGCGGCCATAAGTTCAGCCACCTTCAAGGCGTCCTTAGAGTGACCGTGGCGGCAGAGGGCGTCGATGACATCTAAGCCACCCTTGCGCGTAAGCCAGATTTCCCGTCCGCCATACAGCTCATCGTGCCTGGCGAGTATCTGGTCCAAATTCAAGCCCTGTTCCAACGCGAGCTGGGTGTCATGAGATAACATGATGGCTGCTATTTGTCGAACGATTACTGGGGAATCGAGCATTCCTTTTTGGTCCAGGGTGTGGAGAATATAACGCCTGATTTCGGCGCTTTCGAATAAACGCAGGGTCATCAACCAGGTTCTCATGTTGGGCATGCAGTCGAAGCTATGCATGATACGAATCAAGAGATGGAATGAGCCGAGATCTTTGAGCCGAGCATGGGTCTTCAGCAGAATATTGAATGTCTCGGTTGTTACCAGACCTTTGGGGTTCCGGGCTGCGAGCCACAAGAATCGTATGCAGCAGTTGCTGAAAGCCGGTTGGAAGCGAGTAACAAAACGCAGTGCCCTATGGAATGAAGTGACCGTGACGAATGGCATGGCTTCCGGATCGCTAAGGATCTTCTCGAGTATATCTGAGACAGCATGACTGTGGGAGCGGCCAAGTCCTCGGCGCGAAAAATGCCTCTTCGCTTGTTTTTCGAGCACCGGGTTGGTGATGCGTTCTATATAGGCATCGAGATTGTCGCATGTCCACTTGCTGGGGCATGGGATGTCTTCTACTACCAAAGGATCATTGGGTTTTATGCTGCTAGGTTTGAGATCTGGGCCGTAGTGacgggtgacttcctccacGTCGAACGGGGCGTGGTAACACTGGCTGGCCTTTGAATCCTTGACCCGGCGCTGATGCGAACCAGCAGCCACGACGGCCGTAGACTTTGTTTTGAGGGAAGCCTTCCCAACCGTGATTAGGATCAGATCGATGGCGGACCGCAATCTAGAGGGTGGGCCATGGATTGTGATGGTCATAGTTTCATGTCCTCCTTCGGTCTCGGCGGGACGCACATCGGTTGCAATGGCGCAACCACTCTTGGCCATGATGGTCCGGACCCCAAAATCATCGGACGACATTAACCTTTTAGAAGTCTCCATTGACGCCTCGACGACAACGGTGCCCCAGGTATGGCGTTCCGGGGTCATGGCGGACAGGTCCTTGAGAAGCTCGCGCCAGTCGGGGTCCGGTAGATTCCTCTCGTCCCGAATTCTCTGTATACGCAGCTGGTTTCCAAGACCCTTGATGTGCCTGTGCCTGTTCAGTTTGAGGTCCGTCATGACAGGCGAAGGTAGAATCGGCGTGACGACGGCCGACAAATCAGGTGGATGGGGGCGCACGGGAGCGCTCAAGAGGCGCGAGGCAAATGAGGTCATGGAAGACTTGTTTTCGCGGTGGTTTTTCGAACTTGGGCGAGGGGGCTCTGGTTCGGGTTTGGATTCGGGTTCTGGTGTTGGAGGCCGAGGATCACCGGAAGTGCCCAGGTCGGCAGGAGGGGCCGTTGGCGCGGCATCCACTTCGGCGTATGAAGGTCGGGCATATTGTCGGACTAGGCGAGGCAGCGTCCGGCAAGATCTTGCAAAAGGGACACTGAGAACCATGCAGCGCGATAGTTGGAGCCGGGACCTCCATACTGGCATGATGCTTCCCAGAGCAGTAGCTCACAACCTCGGCATGGTCGTTCCGGCGAGCGAGGGCGTTGTCTCTGTATGGACAAATGAAATCAAATTCTTCGGGGGTTGCCTGTTGTTAACGCGCGCACGTCTTGCTTGTATTGATCCAATTTGGTTGCGATTGCATCGAGCTCAACTGCCGGTTGGGAAAATTTGGCGGTCACCAATGGATGGCAGGTACAGCTTGAGATGAATCATGCAGGGTAGGGTGTTAACACCAAATCCATACTGTATAGTCAATCCCTGGATTAAGAATGAACCAAGTCAGAttaaggtacctaaggtacctaggtactgtTTAACACTATCTAAGCACCTTACCTACCACCCTATACATGCTATAGTCTGTACCTGGTTTCTAGCCAAGGTAGTTGGTTTCCTATAAAGCATATTATCAATGGTCTTTTTGTGCAAGTTTGTTCTGCAGGCCTACAGCTTGTTTCCAACCGACTAAAACACTAACAAGCTACTGTTACAGCTGACCACGAATCGACTGAAAACTGGGCTACCCATGCCTGCAATGGACCAGAACAAAAAGCGCATAATTAACACAGCCATCGACATCGACGTTTCGGTACTGGCGTACTATCTACTACGTAGACTAGTCTagcctagttctagaattTTGTACGTGGTATATAATTTTTCCACAGGAACGGAGACGGAGACAAAACTTCACATGGGGCCGCTCGCCCGGAACAATTTCTACGGCCCTTACCGTAGCCCTGGAAAGCTTGCATGCAACACAAACAGCCGACCGATCCATCCCTCTTCAAGGCGATCAGCGTTACATGCAGGATTTTGCTTGGTCTCGATTTGCCGAGATTATAAGAGGCTCAAATGAGGCCTGCTTGCCTGCTTGCCTCAATACTACACTGCATCAACTACGCGTGAAGAAAACCAGGCCTAAAACATGTTTGCAAAACAGACCAAAAGATGTCATGGATTCTTCATTTACAAAAACCAATAGGCAGATGCATCGTGTAAGATCTTATGTACTTATGCGACTGACTACTTAGCAGTGAGAAAAGCTCAGTCAGCGCCCCAGCCTGTAGCCTTCCCATGAGCCCCGGCGACTACGGAGTAGTTCCGACCCGTTCTTGTCTCCAGCAAGATGCCAGCTATCATTGGCCCCGATGTTTTGACTTGAAAGGGTCCTTATCTCCGTGTTTTCCCCTGCGATATGGTTGACGGTAGCGGCACCGGGCCCACGGGGACTAGAAGAGATAGAGggttaaaaaaaagattagGTGGAACCAGAAAAGTTTACAGGGAGTCGGGCGCATTTGCGTGGATACGTAGCTGAGCCCATCCAACGAACCACAGTCTACCGAATGAGacatatttttttatttatttttgctttgccagGCGGTGACGCTGATTTCGGGTCCCCGCGGGTCACTACTCTGTAACATGCAAGACCTCGTGAGGTCATCCACGGTGCAGGGATACCTACAACGGCCTCGTATTTTACTCCAACGGACTACCTAGATGTCGCCGGCGAGCGTCAGGAGGACTCCGCGCTTACTGATCCACAACGTCGATGATATAAAGTAGCGTGTAAGGCTACTAAAGACATAGAATATCTAGCCTTTTtgtattttatttatttaacTATCAActttgtctttctttttgttgcaaTACATTGATCAAAGAAGGAAAGCaacgacaacaacaacaatgagTGACAATGTCACACACTCCAGAATGGCCCTGCCCATTGCAGTGGCGGCACCCGTCGTGGATCGACTTCCCATCTTGACCATCCTCGTCGGCTCGGGACTGCTCTACCTCGTGTACCGATGGCTGATGCCCAAGCCCATCCCGGGCATCCCATACAGCCCCGAGCACACCAGGTCCATCATGGGCAGCCTGCCGTCTTTTCTCGAATTCGTCAAGGAGAACCAGGGCAGGAGCAAGCCGTGGTTCCCGGAGCAGAACGTGAAGCTGGGCTCGGCCCTGGTTCAGATCTGGGAGACGCCCTTCAGCCGGCCGTCTTGCGTCTTGACCGACTTCCAGGAGGCCCAGGACATCTTGATGCGTCGCACCAAGGACTTTGACCGCGGAATGCGGGACAGCATCGTGTTCCAGGGCACTGGTAAATATCATCACATCTCCCAGACCTCTCAGAGCCCCATTTTCAAGGCGAACAAGGCCCTTGTCAAGGACCTCATGtaagttattttttttattttatttttttttatgtatATCATTCCATGTAATTCTCGTCCCAAGAATCTCCCTTTTTTTGTGGCTGACACCAATcaaaaaggagcccgaggttCCTCGCCGACGTGTCAGCCCCAGAGATCCACAGCAAGGTCCAGCTCCTCCTCAGGATGTGGTCCAAGAAGACGCAGCTGGCCAAAGGCAAGCCCTTCAACGCCCGCCCGGACATCATCGAGGCGGCGCTCGACATGATCAACGCGGCCGCCTTTGCCTACGACGAGGACTCGTGCTCCGTCTCGCGCCAGATCCGCCACCTCGACTCGCCCGACGTCAGGATCGACGAGAAGCGCGACGGCTCCGTCGACTTCTCCCGCGCCCCCGACACGGAGCaggccgtcgtcgtccacGAGCTGGGCGTCTACCTCGGCACCCAGTTCGTGTCGCCCGTCCCCAGGCTGGCCCACGCCTTCAACTACCTGACCAGGCCCCGCCTGCGTCGCAACctggccaagaaggaggagaTCGTCTTTACAGAGATCCGCAGGGCCCTCAAGCGCATCGAGGCGGGCGAGTCCACCACCGCCTCGGCCCTCGAACACCTCCTCAGGCGCGAGATGGAGTCTGCCCGCAAGGCCGGCAGGGAGCCAAACTTTTTCACCCCTTCCATCCGCGACGAGGGCTGGGGTTACATTGTTGCTGGGCACGAGACTAGCGCGACTGCCATTTCATGTAAGTCATGTCGACATGTCACAACCACACACCCCCCCTCCCTATTTTGTGAGTCCAAAACTCGACCCTGAACAAAGCACTAACCCACGcactaccaccaccaccacaacaaACAGGGCAGGTCAAGCTCCTCGCCGACCACCCCGAAGTGCAGACCAAGCTCCGCGCCGTCCTCCGTGCCGCCTACTcagacgccgccgcctcgaacCGCCTACCCACCGCTCGCGAGATCACATCGACGCCGATCCCGTACCTGGACGCCTTCCTCGAGGAGGCTCTGCGCGTGCGCGGGCCGGTGCTCATGACGGGGCGCGAAGCCAAGCGGGACGCCTACGTGCTCGGCCATCTCGTGCCCAAGGGGACGTTTGTCTTCATGCCGTCGATGGGGCCCACGTTCCACGCGCCGGGCATACCCATCGACGACTCGGTGCGGTCCGAGACCTCGAGGACGAAATCGTGGGGCGGCAGCTGGGACCCCGAGGACGTGGGGTCGTTCCGGGTCGAGAGGTGGCTGACCCGGAACCCCGAGACGGGCGAGGACGAGTATGACGTGCAGTCCGGGCCCATTttggcgtttggcttgggtcCCAGGAGCTGCTTCGGCAAGAGGCTGGCGTACCTCGAGATGCGCATCGTCATCGCCCTGTTGGTCTGGAGTTTTGAGTTCCAGAAGCTGCCCGAGCACCTGAGCTCGTATGCCGCGCACGATACCATCACCACCGGGCCGACTTGCTGCTATGTCGGTCTGAAAGAGCTGAATTAAATGAAGcgagttttgtttttgcgACTTTTCgccatcttttttctttcttttttctcttccacACTCTCCACCCCTGTTACCCTTTCTCTTTTGGTTTCCACATCGTACGCACGTCACTATGGACCGAAGTCTGCAATGAATACCTACCCCAGCTGGGACTggacctagaactagttcgaACATTGATACCATTGCTTTTGTTCATGCACCTACATCGGGgttttttgggtttttttttcgccaagTAGAATGCGTCTTAGTTTCTCATTCCCAGCGGCTTGGAAAACGCTTTATTAATAATTTTCGTGGCAATCCTGTTTCAGCTCAAGGGTGGGTATACATATCCTTAACTCCGTCTCCGTATCGATATACCTAAAGGTGACCGCTGTGATAAAACCTTGGTCGCGCATAAAGACGTGTCACAAATCTCGCTGGAAAGGTCCCCCCACACTATAAGG is from Pyricularia oryzae 70-15 chromosome 2, whole genome shotgun sequence and encodes:
- a CDS encoding protein phosphatase 2C Ptc2, translating into MGQTLSEPVVEKASARGEDDRFLYGVSAMQGWRISMEDAHTTVLDLLANDAEAAKQHKGKLAFFGVFDGHGGDKVALFSGDNIHKIVQNQDTFKSGNYEQALKDGFLATDRAILNDPKYEDEVSGCTACVGLLTDDKIYIANAGDSRSVLGVKGRAKPLSFDHKPQNEGEKARITAAGGFVDFGRVNGNLALSRAIGDFEFKKSAELAPEQQIVTAYPDVVVHDMGDDDEFLVIACDGIWDCQSSQAVVEFVRRGIAAKQALEKICENMMDNCLASNSETGGVGCDNMTMIIIGFLRGRTKEEWYEEIARRVANGDGPCAPPEYAEFRGPGVHHNFDDSDSGYDVDMDQSKGKTFGIGGYKGRVIFLGDGTEVLTDADDNAMFESEKQDLDSQVAKTGSSEDDGTTEDQTNKKEGTTDGKADKGTKDASEEAEAKAENIDAAVKKDEDIKV
- a CDS encoding cytochrome P450 monooxygenase codes for the protein MSDNVTHSRMALPIAVAAPVVDRLPILTILVGSGLLYLVYRWLMPKPIPGIPYSPEHTRSIMGSLPSFLEFVKENQGRSKPWFPEQNVKLGSALVQIWETPFSRPSCVLTDFQEAQDILMRRTKDFDRGMRDSIVFQGTGKYHHISQTSQSPIFKANKALVKDLMSPRFLADVSAPEIHSKVQLLLRMWSKKTQLAKGKPFNARPDIIEAALDMINAAAFAYDEDSCSVSRQIRHLDSPDVRIDEKRDGSVDFSRAPDTEQAVVVHELGVYLGTQFVSPVPRLAHAFNYLTRPRLRRNLAKKEEIVFTEIRRALKRIEAGESTTASALEHLLRREMESARKAGREPNFFTPSIRDEGWGYIVAGHETSATAISWQVKLLADHPEVQTKLRAVLRAAYSDAAASNRLPTAREITSTPIPYLDAFLEEALRVRGPVLMTGREAKRDAYVLGHLVPKGTFVFMPSMGPTFHAPGIPIDDSVRSETSRTKSWGGSWDPEDVGSFRVERWLTRNPETGEDEYDVQSGPILAFGLGPRSCFGKRLAYLEMRIVIALLVWSFEFQKLPEHLSSYAAHDTITTGPTCCYVGLKELN